TCTTTATTTGCCCACCGCAGCCCGACTCCGGATCAAACGGGGAGATAAGGTCAAGGCCGGGTTGACCATTTTAGGAGAACTGCCATGAGGATAAAAAATCGGAGGAATAAAAACAGGAAGGAACGGAGAAGGGGCGTCTATGTGCTCCCCAATCTGGTGACCACGGCCAGTCTTTTTTGCGGTTTTTATGCTGTAATCAGTGCGATTCAGGGAAATTTTTACCAGGCCGCCCTTTCCGTGTTGATTGCGGCTGTCCTGGATGGTCTGGATGGACGTATTGCCCGTATTACCAGGACGACCAGCGCCTTTGGTGTTCAGTATGATTCCTTATGCGATTTGATTGCTTTCGGAATGGCCCCGGGGGTCCTGGTTTTTCTTTGGGCTTTGAAACCCTTCAACCGATTCGGCTGGATGGCCGCCTTTCTCTATGTGGTTTGCGGGGCTTTGCGGTTGGCCCGTTTCAATGTTCAAGTGGGGCAGGTGGGAAACAATTATTTTGTCGGCCTGCCGATTCCGGCCGCAGCCAGTATCGTGGCCGCAACGATATTGTTCATTTATCAGGTAGGCGGAACAGGATCAACAGGTTACCTGGTGGTGTTGATCATGATCTATGTCTTATCATTTTTGATGGTCAGCAATATTCCGTATCCCAGCTTTAAAGGCCTGAAATTAGCGGAAAGACGCTCTTTCAACTTCCTGGTGGCGGCGGTGCTGATTTTTGTTCTGGTGGCCTTGGAACCCTTCGTCATGCTGGCCGTGGGGCTCCTGGGATATGTGCTGTCCGGTCCTGTCCTGGCTTTGTATAAGTTGAAGAGGAAACCGACGACCGAACCCGTAGAGCGGACGGTCTGATAATAAATAAGATTTCGGATTTCGGAGTGCGGATTTCGGAATTTAAAAAAGTATTTTCAAAAACCGTTAGTAACCCATTGGGGCATGGGGGCTTAGTACAGATACTGGGTGCTGGATACTGGAGTGAGGAACGCCTAATCACTAACGCCTAACGAGACCAGTAACGAGGAACGAGGAACATGGCTGAACGCATTATTATTTTTGATACAACCTTAAGAGACGGGGAGCAATCCCCGGGGGCCAGCATGAACAAGGCCGAAAAACTGCGTCTGGCCCGGCAATTGGAAAAATTAAAGGTCGATGTGATCGAAGCCGGATTTCCGGTGGCCTCACAAGGCGATTTCGAGGCCGTGGCCTTGATTGCCAAAGAGGTCCGGGGATTGACGGTTACCGCCCTTTCCAGGACAGCCAAAGGGGATATCGATCGGGCCTGGGAGGCCGTAAAAGAGGCGGCTGATCCCCGTTTGCATATTTTTATAGCGACCTCCGACCTGCACTTAAAATACAAATTGCGCAAGACCCGGAGAGAGGTGTTGGAGATCGTTCAAAAGGCGATTGCCTATGCCCGGCGCTATACCACCAATATCGAGTTTTCCACCGAAGACGGTTCCCGGACCGATCCTTCTTATCTGGTCCAGGTCGTCCAAACGGCCGTCAAGGCCGGGGCCACCACCATCAATTTTCCCGATACGGTGGGATACGCCCTGCCGGAAGAATTCGGGCAAAGGGTTCACCTTTTGCGGGAAAAGGTGGCGGCTGATGATCGGGTGGTCTGGAGCGTTCATTGCCATAATGACCTGGGGCTGGCCGTAGCCAATACCCTGTCCGCCATTCAGAACGGGGCCCGGCAGGCGGAGGTGACTATCAACGGTATCGGGGAACGGGCCGGGAACACCTCTCTGGAAGAACTGGTAATGGCCCTGCATACCCGAAAAGATCGAATGCCCTATTTTACCAATATTGAAAAACGGCAGATCTATCCCGCCAGTCGCTTAGTGAGCCGCATAACCGGCCTATTGGTCCCGGCCAATAAGGCCGTAGTGGGGGCCAATGCCTTTGCCCATGAATCTGGGATCCATCAGGATGGGGTTCTTAAAAAGAGGGCGACCTATGAGATCATGACCCCCAAGGATGTCGGACTGGACCAAAATGTATTGGTTTTAGGAAAACATTCCGGTCGCCATGCCTTTCAGGAGCGCCTGAAGGAATTGGGCTATGTTTTGAGTCCGGAAGATTTACAAAAAGTCTTTGAGAGGTTCAAAGACCTGGCCGACAAGAAAAAGGAAGTGGTCAATGAAGATATCGAGGCCTTGATCGCTGATGAGATCCTGATGATTCCCGATACCTATAAACTGGTCTATTTAAGTGTGATCAGCGGAAATATGGCGGTCCCGACGGCCACTGTTAAGATTGAGGTCAATGGAGAAATTATCCAGAAGGCCGGTTTTGGAGTGGGTCCGATTGATGCCACTTTTAATACCATCAATAAAATTATTCGAACCTGTACCAAGGCCTGTAAGCTTTTAAGTTTTTCGATCAATGCCATTACCGGTGGTACGGACGCCCAGGGGCAGGTTAATGTCCGTGTCGAACAGGACGGCAAGGTGGGCCTGGGCAAGGGATCGGATCCGGATATTATAACGGCCAGTGCCAAGGCCTATTTAAATGCCCTGAATCGATTGGAATATTTAAAAAAGAATCCGATTAAAAAACTATCGTAATACACGTTCGTCGTTCGGAGTTCGGCGTTCAGCGAAAAAGAAAATCTACGAACGCCGAACGGCTGTTATCGAGGGAATTATGTCTCAAACCATTACAGAAAAAATTTTAGCTGCCCACGCCGGAGTGAAAACCGTTCATCCCGGTCAGTTGATCGAAGCCCGGGTGGACCTGGCCCTGGCCAATGATATTACCGCCCCTATCGCCATGGAGGTTTTTTATAAGGCCAGCGGTAAAAAGGTTTTTGACCCGAAAAAGGTAGTCCTGGTTCCCGATCATTTCGTACCCAATAAGGATATAGCGGCGGCTGAACAATGCCGGAAGATGCGTCTTTTTGCCAGGGAGCAAAAGCTCACCCATTTTTTTGAGTTGGGGGAGATGGGGGTAGAGCATGCCCTGCTTCCGGAAAAGGGGTTGGTCTTACCCGGGGATCTGGTTATCGGGGCCGATAGTCATACCTGCACCTATGGGGCTTTGGGGGCCTTTGCCACAGGCGTCGGGAGCACGGACCTGGGCGCGGCTATGGTTACCGGCCAAACCTGGTTAAAGGTCCCCGAGACCATAAAACTGGTTTATCGCGGAAGACCCAGGCCCTGGGTTTCGGGTAAAGACCTGATCCTGTATACCATCGGAGACCTCGGGGTGGATGGGGCCCGCTACCAGGCCATGGAATTCAGCGGGCCGGCCCTGGCCGGTCTTTCCATGGCCGATCGGTTCACCATGGCCAATATGGCCATTGAGGCCGGGGCCAAGAATGGTATCTTTGAGCCGGATGACAGCACCATGGCCTACGTTCGGGAACGATCCAAGAAAAAAGGCAAGATTTTGCATTCCGATCCGGATGCCCAATATAGGGAAACGCGTTATTATGATTTGAGTAGCATCGAACCCCAGGTGGCTTTCCCCCACCTGCCCGAAAATACCCGGCCCATATCGAAAGTGGGAAAGGTACCGATTGATCAGGCCGTCATAGGATCTTGTACCAATGGACGGCTGGAGGATTTGCGGATTGCGGCCCGGGTATTAAAAGGGCACCAAGTCGCCAAGGGGGTCCGGCTGATCATTATCCCGGCAACCCCCTGGATTTACCAGCAGGCCATGTCCGAAGGGTTGCTGGACATCTTTTTGAAGGCAGGTGGGGTGATCAGCCCCCCCACCTGCGGTCCTTGTCTGGGAGGGTTTATGGGGATTCT
The sequence above is drawn from the Deltaproteobacteria bacterium genome and encodes:
- the pssA gene encoding CDP-diacylglycerol--serine O-phosphatidyltransferase — encoded protein: MRIKNRRNKNRKERRRGVYVLPNLVTTASLFCGFYAVISAIQGNFYQAALSVLIAAVLDGLDGRIARITRTTSAFGVQYDSLCDLIAFGMAPGVLVFLWALKPFNRFGWMAAFLYVVCGALRLARFNVQVGQVGNNYFVGLPIPAAASIVAATILFIYQVGGTGSTGYLVVLIMIYVLSFLMVSNIPYPSFKGLKLAERRSFNFLVAAVLIFVLVALEPFVMLAVGLLGYVLSGPVLALYKLKRKPTTEPVERTV
- a CDS encoding 2-isopropylmalate synthase, translated to MAERIIIFDTTLRDGEQSPGASMNKAEKLRLARQLEKLKVDVIEAGFPVASQGDFEAVALIAKEVRGLTVTALSRTAKGDIDRAWEAVKEAADPRLHIFIATSDLHLKYKLRKTRREVLEIVQKAIAYARRYTTNIEFSTEDGSRTDPSYLVQVVQTAVKAGATTINFPDTVGYALPEEFGQRVHLLREKVAADDRVVWSVHCHNDLGLAVANTLSAIQNGARQAEVTINGIGERAGNTSLEELVMALHTRKDRMPYFTNIEKRQIYPASRLVSRITGLLVPANKAVVGANAFAHESGIHQDGVLKKRATYEIMTPKDVGLDQNVLVLGKHSGRHAFQERLKELGYVLSPEDLQKVFERFKDLADKKKEVVNEDIEALIADEILMIPDTYKLVYLSVISGNMAVPTATVKIEVNGEIIQKAGFGVGPIDATFNTINKIIRTCTKACKLLSFSINAITGGTDAQGQVNVRVEQDGKVGLGKGSDPDIITASAKAYLNALNRLEYLKKNPIKKLS
- the leuC gene encoding 3-isopropylmalate dehydratase large subunit — protein: MSQTITEKILAAHAGVKTVHPGQLIEARVDLALANDITAPIAMEVFYKASGKKVFDPKKVVLVPDHFVPNKDIAAAEQCRKMRLFAREQKLTHFFELGEMGVEHALLPEKGLVLPGDLVIGADSHTCTYGALGAFATGVGSTDLGAAMVTGQTWLKVPETIKLVYRGRPRPWVSGKDLILYTIGDLGVDGARYQAMEFSGPALAGLSMADRFTMANMAIEAGAKNGIFEPDDSTMAYVRERSKKKGKILHSDPDAQYRETRYYDLSSIEPQVAFPHLPENTRPISKVGKVPIDQAVIGSCTNGRLEDLRIAARVLKGHQVAKGVRLIIIPATPWIYQQAMSEGLLDIFLKAGGVISPPTCGPCLGGFMGILAQGERAISTTNRNFVGRMGHPGSEVYLASPAITAASAVLGSIGPVEALPRLKKVRSL